In one window of Flavobacterium ginsengisoli DNA:
- the gldC gene encoding gliding motility protein GldC, protein MANINSEIRFNIELDENRVPEKLTWSAQDGGVQAEEAKAIMLSIWDSKAKETMRIDLWTKDMPVDEMKIFFHQTLVAMSDTFKRATDDEKMSDTMKDFCDYFAEKLELTK, encoded by the coding sequence ATGGCAAATATAAACTCAGAGATTAGATTTAATATAGAATTGGATGAAAACCGCGTTCCTGAAAAATTAACATGGAGTGCGCAAGATGGTGGAGTTCAAGCCGAAGAGGCAAAAGCGATAATGTTGTCAATTTGGGACAGCAAAGCAAAAGAAACAATGCGTATTGACTTATGGACAAAAGATATGCCAGTAGACGAAATGAAAATTTTCTTTCACCAGACTTTAGTGGCAATGTCTGATACTTTTAAACGTGCAACAGATGACGAAAAAATGTCTGACACGATGAAGGACTTCTGTGACTACTTTGCAGAAAAACTGGAACTTACGAAATAG